A region of the Vibrio tubiashii genome:
GATCAAGAGAATCTTCCATTTCAGGGTGTGGCAGACGAATTTTTCCGAAAAGCGCTAGTAGATTCAATTAAATCGCTTCCAGAACGTGAAGCTCTAGTACTTTCGCTTTATTATGATGAAGAGTTAAACTTAAAAGAAATCGGCGAGGTGATTGGTGTTAGCGAGTCACGCGTTAGCCAAATACTAAGCCAGTCAATGCAGCGTCTACGCACAAAGTTAAGTGCTTGGACAAATAACGAGTAAAAATCACTGATCTCGAACTCAGTGGAGGCAATTTTGAATAAAAACATGAAAATCCTTATTGTTGACGATTTTTCAACAATGCGTCGTATTGTTAAGAACCTACTGCGCGACCTTGGGTTCAACAATACTCAAGAAGCGGATGATGGCTTGACGGCGTTACCTATGCTTAAGAAAGGTGAGTTCGACTTCGTCGTGACAGATTGGAATATGCCAGGCATGCAAGGTATCGACCTTCTAAAGCATATTCGTGCTGACGATGAGCTAAAGCATCTACCTGTTTTGATGATTACTGCTGAAGCGAAACGCGAGCAGATCATTGAAGCGGCTCAAGCAGGCGTTAATGGCTACATTGTCAAACCATTTACTGCTGCAACACTAAAAGAAAAACTAGATAAAATTTTTGAACGTTTATAAGTCAAGGTATTGACTTAAGGCGCTAAAGGCCAATTCAGAATGATTTCATTAGAACAGGCAAAGCAACTCGTAGAGATGTTGGAAGCAGATCAGCAGCAGGAAGCGGATCTTCTTGTGAAAGACATCTACCAAAACAACTCAAATCCAATGTTTCAAGAAATTGGGGAGTTGACTCGTGACTTACATGAGTCAATCAAACATTTCAGCATGGATGACCGCATGAGTGAAATTGCCAATGACGAAATCCCAGATGCAAGGGATCGCCTCCAATACGTCATTGACAAGACTGAGGTTGCCGCCAATAAAACTATGGATGCAGTTGATCGCTGTATGCCTATTGCGGATAACCTCCATGAAGGGCTGCTGCAAGTTCGCCCTCAATGGAATGAGCTTATGCATGGTCGAATTGAACTCGCTGAGTTTAAAGCACTCTGTCACCGCATCGATGATCTACTTGGTGAGGTTGAAGGAGACAGCTCAGAGCTTCGCGGGCAATTGACTGAGATTCTAATGGCTCAAGACTTTCAAGATCTGACCGGTCAAATCATTCGCCGCGTGATTACCTTAGTCGACGAAGTCGAAGGTAGGTTAGTCGAAATACTAACAGCGTTTGGTTCGAGTCAGTTGGAAGAAAGCACGAATAACAAGAACAAAGCATCTACGGATCCTGAAGGTCCGATCCTTAACCCTCAAGAAAGGGATGATGCCGTTTCATCACAAGACGAAGTCGACGACTTACTCTCAAGTCTTGGGTTTTAGAGGTAACATATGAGCTACGATTTAGACGAAGACATCCTACAGGACTTTTTAGTCGAAGCAGGAGAGATATTGGAACTTCTCTCTGAGCAGTTGGTCGAGCTGGAAAACAATCCTGAAGACAAAGATCTCCTCAACGCCATTTTCCGTGGTTTCCACACGGTAAAAGGTGGTGCGGGATTCCTTGCACTCACCGAACTCGTTGACACCTGTCATGGTGCAGAAAACGTGTTCGATATTTTGCGAAATGGACAACGCTCAGTTACTGCAAGTCTAATGGATACCATGCTCCAAGCCTTAGATACGGTTAATGAGCAGTTTAGGGCCGTCCAAGATCGTGAGCCGCTTCCTCAAGCAGAACAATCTCTTTTAGATGAA
Encoded here:
- the cheY gene encoding chemotaxis response regulator CheY — protein: MKILIVDDFSTMRRIVKNLLRDLGFNNTQEADDGLTALPMLKKGEFDFVVTDWNMPGMQGIDLLKHIRADDELKHLPVLMITAEAKREQIIEAAQAGVNGYIVKPFTAATLKEKLDKIFERL
- a CDS encoding protein phosphatase CheZ, with amino-acid sequence MISLEQAKQLVEMLEADQQQEADLLVKDIYQNNSNPMFQEIGELTRDLHESIKHFSMDDRMSEIANDEIPDARDRLQYVIDKTEVAANKTMDAVDRCMPIADNLHEGLLQVRPQWNELMHGRIELAEFKALCHRIDDLLGEVEGDSSELRGQLTEILMAQDFQDLTGQIIRRVITLVDEVEGRLVEILTAFGSSQLEESTNNKNKASTDPEGPILNPQERDDAVSSQDEVDDLLSSLGF